A region from the Prionailurus viverrinus isolate Anna chromosome E2, UM_Priviv_1.0, whole genome shotgun sequence genome encodes:
- the TMEM143 gene encoding transmembrane protein 143 isoform X3, which produces MTVERWLRLQGKGLAMLLVTRGVWGSRVRVCSLLPTLLGPPRALSSLAAKMGEYRKMWNPTEPRDWAQQYRERFIPFSKEQLLRLLIQEFHSSPADKAALELFAAHVDFCTLFHYHHILARLQALYDPINPDRETLDQPSLTDPQRLSNEQEVLQALEPLLAQANFSPLSEDALAYALVVHHPQDEVQVTVNLDQYIYMQFWALGQRVGQIPRKSSVGSKRGFIRSPPAERRYFKRVVLAARTKRGHLVLKSFKDTPLEGLEQLLPELKVRTPTLQRALLNVTLFVSGVVFFVNVGMVVLSDLKMATSLLLLLFAAFMGLRASKTVPNTRPSYTSPSTEAMAIRSNAGTHPVPGWARKKRGHGRAQPCHRSLAV; this is translated from the exons ATGACAGTCGAGCGTTGGCTAAG GCTCCAGGGAAAGGGTCTGGCTATGCTGCTGGTGACCCGGGGGGTCTGGGGATCCAGGGTCCGAGTATGCTCCCTGTTGCCCACGCTTCTCGGGCCCCCCCGGGCCCTGTCGTCGCTAGCGGCCAAGATGGGGGAGTACCGCAAGATGTGGAACCCCACGGAGCCCCGCGACTGGGCCCAGCAGTACCGCGAGCGGTTCATCCCGTTCTCCAAGGAGCAACTGCTCCGCCTCCTGATACAG GAATTCCACTCCAGCCCCGCGGACAAGGCAGCCTTGGAGTTGTTTGCGGCGCACGTGGACTTCTGCACCTTGTTCCACTACCACCACATCCTGGCCCGACTGCAG GCCTTGTATGACCCCATCAACCCCGACAGGGAGACCCTCGACCAGCCTTCGCTTACGGACCCACAGCGTCTGTCCAACGAACAGGAggtgctccaggctctggagccccTGCTGGCCCAGGCCAATTTCTCCCCGCTGTCTGAGGACGCTCTGGCCTACGCTCTGGTGGTCCACCACCCTCAGGATGAGGTCCAG GTGACAGTAAATTTGGATCAGTATATCTACATGCAGTTCTGGGCCCTGGGCCAGCGAGTCGGGCAGATCCCCCGTAAGTCCAGCGTGGGCTCCAAACGTGGCTTCATCAGGTCGCCCCCCGCAGAGAG GAGGTACTTCAAGCGGGTGGTGCTAGCGGCCCGAACGAAGCGGGGGCACCTGGTGCTGAAGAGCTTCAAGGACACGCCGCTGGAGGGTCTGGAGCAGCTGCTGCCCGAGCTGAAGGTGCGCACGCCCACCCTGCAGCGTGCGCTGCTCAACGTCACGCTTTTCGTCTCGGGCGTGGTGTTCTTTGTCAACGTGGGCATGGTGGTGCTCTCGGACCTCAAGATGGCCACCTCCCTGCTGCTGTTGCTCTTTGCCGCCTTCATGGGCCTGCGGGCCTCCAAG ACCGTCCCTAACACGCGCCCTTCCTACACCTCGCCTTCAACCGAAGCGATGGCGATTCGTTCCAACGCAGGGACGCACCCCGTGCCGGGCTGGGCTCGTAAGAAGAGGGGGCACGGTCGCGCACAACCGTGTCATCGGTCCCTGGCAGTGTGA
- the TMEM143 gene encoding transmembrane protein 143 isoform X2, with the protein MTVERWLRLQGKGLAMLLVTRGVWGSRVRVCSLLPTLLGPPRALSSLAAKMGEYRKMWNPTEPRDWAQQYRERFIPFSKEQLLRLLIQEFHSSPADKAALELFAAHVDFCTLFHYHHILARLQALYDPINPDRETLDQPSLTDPQRLSNEQEVLQALEPLLAQANFSPLSEDALAYALVVHHPQDEVQVTVNLDQYIYMQFWALGQRVGQIPRKSSVGSKRGFIRSPPAERRYFKRVVLAARTKRGHLVLKSFKDTPLEGLEQLLPELKVRTPTLQRALLNVTLFVSGVVFFVNVGMVVLSDLKMATSLLLLLFAAFMGLRASKLSSISRIGCSAPSLGPPAPGPLCPPLQRRLPTHLLLVLVLCLQRALCPLSPARP; encoded by the exons ATGACAGTCGAGCGTTGGCTAAG GCTCCAGGGAAAGGGTCTGGCTATGCTGCTGGTGACCCGGGGGGTCTGGGGATCCAGGGTCCGAGTATGCTCCCTGTTGCCCACGCTTCTCGGGCCCCCCCGGGCCCTGTCGTCGCTAGCGGCCAAGATGGGGGAGTACCGCAAGATGTGGAACCCCACGGAGCCCCGCGACTGGGCCCAGCAGTACCGCGAGCGGTTCATCCCGTTCTCCAAGGAGCAACTGCTCCGCCTCCTGATACAG GAATTCCACTCCAGCCCCGCGGACAAGGCAGCCTTGGAGTTGTTTGCGGCGCACGTGGACTTCTGCACCTTGTTCCACTACCACCACATCCTGGCCCGACTGCAG GCCTTGTATGACCCCATCAACCCCGACAGGGAGACCCTCGACCAGCCTTCGCTTACGGACCCACAGCGTCTGTCCAACGAACAGGAggtgctccaggctctggagccccTGCTGGCCCAGGCCAATTTCTCCCCGCTGTCTGAGGACGCTCTGGCCTACGCTCTGGTGGTCCACCACCCTCAGGATGAGGTCCAG GTGACAGTAAATTTGGATCAGTATATCTACATGCAGTTCTGGGCCCTGGGCCAGCGAGTCGGGCAGATCCCCCGTAAGTCCAGCGTGGGCTCCAAACGTGGCTTCATCAGGTCGCCCCCCGCAGAGAG GAGGTACTTCAAGCGGGTGGTGCTAGCGGCCCGAACGAAGCGGGGGCACCTGGTGCTGAAGAGCTTCAAGGACACGCCGCTGGAGGGTCTGGAGCAGCTGCTGCCCGAGCTGAAGGTGCGCACGCCCACCCTGCAGCGTGCGCTGCTCAACGTCACGCTTTTCGTCTCGGGCGTGGTGTTCTTTGTCAACGTGGGCATGGTGGTGCTCTCGGACCTCAAGATGGCCACCTCCCTGCTGCTGTTGCTCTTTGCCGCCTTCATGGGCCTGCGGGCCTCCAAG CTTTCTTCCATCTCCCGGATCGGATGCTCCGCGCCCAGCCTGGGGCCGCCAGCTCCGGGCCCCCTTTGCCCTCCCCTCCAGCGGCGGCTCCCCACACACCTGCTCCTCGTCCTGGTTCTCTGTCTGCAGAGGGCCCTGTGCCCCCTGTCACCGGCTAGACCCTGA
- the TMEM143 gene encoding transmembrane protein 143 isoform X1 has protein sequence MTVERWLRLQGKGLAMLLVTRGVWGSRVRVCSLLPTLLGPPRALSSLAAKMGEYRKMWNPTEPRDWAQQYRERFIPFSKEQLLRLLIQEFHSSPADKAALELFAAHVDFCTLFHYHHILARLQALYDPINPDRETLDQPSLTDPQRLSNEQEVLQALEPLLAQANFSPLSEDALAYALVVHHPQDEVQVTVNLDQYIYMQFWALGQRVGQIPRKSSVGSKRGFIRSPPAERRYFKRVVLAARTKRGHLVLKSFKDTPLEGLEQLLPELKVRTPTLQRALLNVTLFVSGVVFFVNVGMVVLSDLKMATSLLLLLFAAFMGLRASKMFGQRRSAQALELAHMLYYRSTSNNSELLSALALRAQEEHAKEALLAHSFLARLPRTARGAPEETSLWLQSEVENWLLAQSGCDVAFNGTRALAHLQALTPSIGMYPPPGFPKLDALPAVVSESPRSAPSSDKP, from the exons ATGACAGTCGAGCGTTGGCTAAG GCTCCAGGGAAAGGGTCTGGCTATGCTGCTGGTGACCCGGGGGGTCTGGGGATCCAGGGTCCGAGTATGCTCCCTGTTGCCCACGCTTCTCGGGCCCCCCCGGGCCCTGTCGTCGCTAGCGGCCAAGATGGGGGAGTACCGCAAGATGTGGAACCCCACGGAGCCCCGCGACTGGGCCCAGCAGTACCGCGAGCGGTTCATCCCGTTCTCCAAGGAGCAACTGCTCCGCCTCCTGATACAG GAATTCCACTCCAGCCCCGCGGACAAGGCAGCCTTGGAGTTGTTTGCGGCGCACGTGGACTTCTGCACCTTGTTCCACTACCACCACATCCTGGCCCGACTGCAG GCCTTGTATGACCCCATCAACCCCGACAGGGAGACCCTCGACCAGCCTTCGCTTACGGACCCACAGCGTCTGTCCAACGAACAGGAggtgctccaggctctggagccccTGCTGGCCCAGGCCAATTTCTCCCCGCTGTCTGAGGACGCTCTGGCCTACGCTCTGGTGGTCCACCACCCTCAGGATGAGGTCCAG GTGACAGTAAATTTGGATCAGTATATCTACATGCAGTTCTGGGCCCTGGGCCAGCGAGTCGGGCAGATCCCCCGTAAGTCCAGCGTGGGCTCCAAACGTGGCTTCATCAGGTCGCCCCCCGCAGAGAG GAGGTACTTCAAGCGGGTGGTGCTAGCGGCCCGAACGAAGCGGGGGCACCTGGTGCTGAAGAGCTTCAAGGACACGCCGCTGGAGGGTCTGGAGCAGCTGCTGCCCGAGCTGAAGGTGCGCACGCCCACCCTGCAGCGTGCGCTGCTCAACGTCACGCTTTTCGTCTCGGGCGTGGTGTTCTTTGTCAACGTGGGCATGGTGGTGCTCTCGGACCTCAAGATGGCCACCTCCCTGCTGCTGTTGCTCTTTGCCGCCTTCATGGGCCTGCGGGCCTCCAAG ATGTTCGGACAGCGGCGCAGCGCGCAGGCGCTGGAGTTGGCGCACATGCTCTACTACCGCAGCACCTCGAACAACTCGGAGCTGCTCAGCGCCCTGGCCCTGCGCGCGCAGGAGGAGCACGCCAAGGAGGCCCTGCTGGCGCACAGCTTCCTGGCCCGGCTGCCCCGGACCGCCCGCGGCGCGCCGGAAG AGACCTCCCTGTGGCTCCAGTCCGAGGTAGAGAACTGGCTTCTGGCCCAGTCGGGCTGTGACGTGGCCTTCAACGGAACTCGGGCCCTGGCCCACCTGCAAGCCCTGACCCCCAGCATCGGGATGTACCCGCCCCCGGGTTTCCCCAAACTAGACGCGTTGCCTGCAGTCGTTTCCGAGTCCCCCCGGTCCGCACCCAGTAGTGACAAGCCCTGA
- the SYNGR4 gene encoding synaptogyrin-4, which translates to MHIPESLQDLADSEAVQFLKRPKTIARIFAGVFSLVVFSSLLTDGHQNNTESSRLHCVLNSNSTACGFAVGAGLLAFLTCLAFLALDTHESRIGSSRFKTAFQLLDFILAVLWTGIWFVGFCFLANQWQHSPPEGLLLGSSSAKAAITFTFFSVLVWAFQAYLALRDLRNDAPVPYKRSLDEGGVALTTLSPPSAASPVNTPPAGPNSLNYASSALSPYVATPKAPRLAMMPDN; encoded by the exons ATGCACATCCCTGAAAGCCTCCAGGACCTGGCTGACAGCGAAGCCGTGCAGTTTCTGAAGAGGCCAAAGACGATCGCCCGGATCTTTGCAGGG GTGTTCTCCCTCGTCGTCTTCTCCTCCCTGCTGACCGACGGCCACCAGAACAACACGGAGTCTTCGAGGCTCCACTGCGTGCTGAACAGCAACAGCACGGCCTGCGGCTTCGCCGTGGGGGCCGGCCTCCTGGCCTTCCTCACCTGCCTGGCCTTCCTCGCCCTGGACACCCACGAGAGCCGCATCGGCAGCAGCCGCTTCAAGACGGCCTTCCAGCTCCTGGACTTCATCCTGGCTG tcctgtGGACAGGCATCTGGTTCGTGGGTTTCTGCTTCCTGGCCAACCAGTGGCAGCACTCACCGCCCGAAGGGCTCCTCCTGGGAAGCAGCAGCGCCAAGGCCGCCATCACCTTCACTTTCTTCTCCGTCCTCGTCTGG GCCTTCCAGGCCTACCTGGCCCTCCGGGACCTCCGGAACGACGCTCCAGTCCCTTACAAGCGCTCCCTGGATGAGGGTGGTGTGGCGCTAACCACCCTCTCCCCGCCCTCTGCTGCCAGCCCTGTTAACACACCCCCCGCTGGCCCCAACAGCCTGAATTACGCcagctctgccctctccccctacGTGGCCACACCGAAGGCCCCCCGCCTCGCCATGATGCCCGACAACTGA
- the EMP3 gene encoding epithelial membrane protein 3, producing MSLLLLVVSALHILILILLFVATLDKSWWTLPGKESLNLWYDCTWNNDNKTWACSNVSENGWLKAVQVLMVLSLILCCLSFILFMFQLYTMRRGGLFYATGLCQLCTSVAVFTGALIYAIHAEEILAERPAGGSFGYCFALAWVAFPLALASGVIYIHLRKRE from the exons ATGTCCCTCCTCCTGCTGGTGGTCTCTGCCCTTCACATCCTCATTCTCATCCTGCTTTTCGTGGCCACTTTGGACAAG TCCTGGTGGACCCTCCCGGGGAAGGAGTCCCTGAACCTCTGGTATGACTGCACATggaacaatgacaacaaaacGTGGGCCTGCAGCAACGTCAGCGAGAATG GCTGGCTGAAGGCGGTCCAGGTCCTCATGGTGCTGTCCCTCATCCTCTGCTGTCTGTCCTTCATCCTGTTCATGTTCCAGCTCTACACCATGCGGCGAGGGGGGCTATTCTATGCCACTGGCCTCTGCCAGCTTTGCACCA GCGTGGCCGTGTTTACGGGGGCGCTGATCTACGCCATTCACGCGGAGGAGATCCTGGCGGAGCGCCCGGCGGGGGGCAGCTTCGGTTACTGCTTCGCCCTGGCTTGGGTGGCCTTCCCCCTCGCCCTGGCCAGCGGCGTCATCTACATCCACCTGCGGAAGCGGGAGTGA